A part of Halobaculum sp. MBLA0143 genomic DNA contains:
- a CDS encoding MFS transporter, with translation MLPKDSLPPRPIFKYYIYVATAWGGFHVPVNVLMFRSRGLSFTEIGLVVAAGSAVTLLAEIPSGYAADRLGRRNSLLLSAGLMTSGSLVFALAGTFPAFVLAQATFVLGISFRSGTSGAWLYDTLSEMDREDDYAHVSGRGQTALLVVMGVTSVAGGYLGQIDYGLAYLATAATTAISFLAALTFREPSPTDDDNDNLDIETIRSVITEELTQPRLRDAVIGLALFFGVATTANSVLVQPLSVGAGVPEAQIGWLYATFTGVGAAVSYVTGWVEEQLGTEHTLVVAPFLVAVALGAGGVVTLAVVPGFVVMRGLQRLVKPLSGQLINDELSSVGRATALSVIALVYSVVGIPLRVAVGRATDVFASETILFGLAGLLIVAGAYLGVRMSTTRGDPQAQPSD, from the coding sequence ATGTTGCCGAAGGACAGTCTGCCACCGCGGCCAATTTTCAAGTATTACATATACGTCGCAACCGCGTGGGGCGGCTTCCACGTCCCAGTAAACGTGCTCATGTTCCGATCCCGGGGCTTGAGCTTCACCGAAATTGGGCTCGTAGTGGCCGCTGGAAGCGCCGTGACCCTCCTCGCGGAGATTCCAAGCGGTTACGCCGCCGACAGGCTCGGACGGCGAAACAGTCTTTTGTTGTCGGCGGGACTAATGACATCTGGATCACTCGTCTTTGCTCTCGCTGGAACGTTTCCAGCGTTCGTTCTCGCACAGGCGACATTCGTCCTCGGAATCTCGTTTCGGTCGGGAACGTCCGGCGCGTGGTTGTACGACACGCTCTCGGAGATGGATCGTGAAGACGACTACGCACACGTCTCTGGTCGAGGGCAGACGGCACTCCTGGTGGTGATGGGCGTGACTTCCGTCGCCGGCGGCTATCTTGGTCAAATCGACTACGGACTCGCCTACCTTGCAACTGCTGCAACGACAGCGATTAGCTTCCTCGCCGCGCTGACGTTCCGCGAACCGTCACCGACGGATGACGACAACGACAACCTCGACATAGAGACGATTCGATCGGTCATTACCGAAGAGCTAACCCAGCCACGCCTCCGTGACGCGGTGATCGGGTTGGCACTGTTCTTCGGAGTTGCAACGACAGCGAACAGCGTGCTGGTACAGCCACTGAGTGTCGGTGCTGGCGTTCCGGAGGCACAGATTGGGTGGCTGTACGCGACGTTCACCGGTGTCGGTGCAGCAGTTAGCTACGTGACTGGCTGGGTTGAGGAGCAGCTTGGGACAGAACACACGCTGGTCGTGGCACCGTTCCTCGTCGCGGTCGCGTTGGGTGCCGGCGGCGTAGTCACGCTGGCCGTCGTCCCGGGGTTCGTGGTCATGCGTGGTCTCCAACGGCTGGTGAAGCCGCTGTCTGGACAGTTGATCAACGACGAACTCTCGTCGGTCGGGCGGGCGACCGCGCTGAGCGTCATCGCATTAGTGTACTCGGTCGTCGGAATCCCACTCCGCGTTGCAGTTGGACGAGCGACCGACGTGTTCGCGTCCGAGACCATTCTGTTCGGTCTGGCTGGACTCCTGATTGTTGCTGGCGCGTATCTCGGTGTCAGAATGTCGACTACACGGGGCGATCCACAAGCACAACCGTCCGACTGA
- a CDS encoding ORC1-type DNA replication protein — translation MPGDPEEGMLAWDESVFRDEHVFEIDYVPETFRHRESQVDSLKYALRPAVRGSRPLNSVVRGPPGTGKTTAVQKLFGELGGETDVWTVRVNCQVDATRYAVFSRIFEGVFDYEPPSSGVSFKKLFGQITDRLADEGAVLVVALDDVNYLFYENEASDTLYSLLRAHEADGHAEASAKIGVICVSSDLSLGVIDELDTRVQSVFRPEEVYFPVYDADEIVDILRERADRGFHDGVLGAPELDRVAELTAESGDLRVGIDLLRRAGLNAEMRASRTVSVDDVEEAYEKSKFVHLSRSLRGLSESERALVAVLADHGGDQAGNVYEVFHDRTDLGYTRYSEIVKKLEQLGLVETEYADVEGRGRSREIELAYDPDAVAERLERE, via the coding sequence ATGCCCGGGGACCCCGAGGAGGGGATGTTGGCGTGGGACGAGTCCGTGTTCAGGGACGAACACGTCTTCGAGATCGACTACGTCCCGGAGACGTTCCGCCACCGCGAGAGCCAGGTAGACTCGCTGAAGTACGCCCTGCGGCCGGCCGTCCGGGGGTCGCGCCCGCTCAACAGCGTCGTGCGCGGGCCGCCCGGCACCGGCAAGACCACCGCCGTCCAGAAGCTGTTCGGCGAACTCGGCGGGGAGACAGACGTGTGGACCGTTCGGGTGAACTGTCAGGTGGACGCCACCCGGTACGCAGTCTTCTCGCGGATCTTCGAGGGCGTGTTCGACTACGAGCCCCCCTCCTCGGGCGTCTCCTTCAAGAAGCTGTTCGGCCAGATCACCGACCGACTCGCCGACGAGGGGGCAGTGTTGGTGGTCGCCTTGGACGACGTGAACTACCTCTTCTACGAGAACGAGGCGTCGGACACGCTGTACTCGCTCCTGCGCGCCCACGAGGCGGACGGTCACGCGGAGGCGAGCGCGAAGATCGGCGTCATCTGCGTCTCCTCGGACCTCTCTCTGGGCGTGATCGACGAACTGGACACCCGAGTCCAGTCCGTGTTCCGGCCGGAGGAGGTGTACTTCCCCGTGTACGACGCCGACGAGATCGTCGACATCCTGCGCGAACGCGCCGACCGCGGGTTCCACGACGGGGTCTTGGGTGCGCCGGAGCTGGACCGCGTGGCCGAACTGACCGCGGAGTCGGGCGACCTCCGTGTCGGGATCGATCTCCTGCGGCGGGCGGGGCTCAACGCCGAGATGCGAGCCTCCCGCACCGTCTCCGTCGACGACGTGGAGGAGGCGTACGAGAAGTCGAAGTTCGTCCACCTCTCCCGGAGTCTCCGGGGGCTCTCGGAGTCGGAACGCGCGCTCGTGGCCGTCCTCGCCGACCACGGCGGCGACCAGGCCGGCAACGTGTACGAAGTGTTCCACGACCGCACCGACCTGGGGTACACTCGGTACTCGGAGATCGTGAAGAAGCTGGAACAGTTGGGGCTCGTCGAGACGGAGTACGCCGACGTGGAGGGCCGCGGCCGGTCGCGGGAGATCGAACTGGCGTACGACCCCGACGCGGTTGCGGAGCGGTTGGAGCGGGAGTAG
- a CDS encoding aminopeptidase has protein sequence MDQRVREHADVLVDWSARIDAGDDVVVAVSEGSHDLAVAVCEALGERGANYVAVYDSDEIERAYRRAHDGEFDEDPGFELSLYEEADAVLRLGRGRNTAAQADVAGETRQAHRTARTGIREARMDTDWVSTVHPTRSLAQQAGMSVEAYREFVYDAVLRDWESLADEMAKTKELLDEGSEVRIETGEQAVEMRIDGRTAVNSAASVAYDSHNLPSGEVFTAPYATEGEITFDVPMTVNSRRVRDATLTFEDGEVVDVSAAQGEQALRDVLDTDPGARRLGELGIGMNRGIDRVTDNILFDEKMGDTVHLAVGRSYGACLPDGETGNESAVHTDLICDVSEDSRILVDGEVIQQNGKFRWEEGFESA, from the coding sequence ATGGACCAGCGCGTTCGTGAGCACGCCGACGTGCTCGTCGACTGGAGCGCACGGATCGACGCCGGCGACGACGTGGTCGTGGCGGTGTCGGAGGGGAGCCACGACCTCGCGGTCGCCGTCTGCGAGGCGCTCGGGGAACGGGGCGCCAACTACGTCGCCGTCTACGACAGCGACGAGATCGAGCGGGCGTACCGCCGGGCACACGACGGCGAGTTCGACGAGGACCCCGGGTTCGAACTGTCGCTGTACGAGGAAGCCGACGCCGTGCTCCGGCTCGGCCGCGGTCGCAACACCGCCGCCCAGGCGGACGTGGCCGGCGAGACACGACAGGCTCACCGCACGGCCCGGACGGGGATCCGCGAGGCGCGGATGGACACGGACTGGGTGTCGACCGTCCACCCGACGCGGTCGTTGGCCCAACAGGCCGGGATGTCGGTCGAGGCCTACCGCGAGTTCGTCTACGACGCCGTCCTCCGGGACTGGGAGTCGTTGGCCGACGAGATGGCGAAGACGAAGGAACTGCTGGACGAGGGCAGCGAGGTCCGGATCGAGACCGGCGAGCAGGCCGTCGAGATGCGGATCGACGGCCGGACGGCCGTCAACTCCGCCGCCAGCGTGGCGTACGACTCCCACAACCTCCCCAGCGGCGAGGTGTTCACGGCGCCGTACGCGACGGAGGGGGAGATCACCTTCGACGTGCCGATGACGGTCAACTCCCGGCGCGTCCGCGACGCCACGCTCACCTTCGAGGACGGCGAGGTCGTGGACGTCTCCGCGGCACAAGGCGAGCAGGCCCTCCGAGACGTACTCGACACGGACCCGGGCGCCCGCCGACTCGGCGAACTCGGGATCGGCATGAATCGTGGCATCGACCGCGTCACCGACAACATCCTGTTCGACGAGAAGATGGGCGACACGGTCCACCTCGCGGTCGGTCGGTCGTACGGCGCCTGTCTGCCCGACGGGGAGACCGGCAACGAGTCGGCCGTCCACACCGACCTGATCTGTGACGTGAGCGAGGACTCCCGAATTCTCGTGGACGGGGAAGTGATCCAGCAGAACGGGAAGTTCCGGTGGGAGGAAGGGTTCGAGTCGGCGTAG
- a CDS encoding alpha hydrolase — protein MELALLYSGGKDSSLAALVLDRFYDVELVTATFGVTDDWEHAARAADALGFPFDTHALDRAVADEAVERMRADGYPRNGIQRVHEHALESVAERDVDAVADGSRRDDRVPSVSRAFAQSLEDRHDVDYLSPLAGFGRSAVDRLVAESLEVETGPSEEITRADYEGELRAILADDHGPEAVGEVFPDHEQTYVRGPTE, from the coding sequence GTGGAGCTCGCGCTCCTCTACAGCGGCGGGAAAGACTCCTCGCTGGCGGCACTCGTGTTGGACCGCTTCTACGACGTGGAGCTGGTGACGGCCACGTTCGGCGTGACGGACGACTGGGAGCACGCCGCTCGGGCGGCGGACGCGCTGGGGTTCCCGTTCGACACCCACGCGTTGGACCGCGCGGTGGCCGACGAGGCGGTCGAACGGATGCGAGCGGACGGCTACCCCCGAAACGGGATCCAACGCGTCCACGAACACGCCCTGGAGTCCGTCGCCGAGCGAGACGTCGACGCCGTCGCGGACGGCTCCAGACGCGACGACCGAGTACCCAGCGTCTCTCGGGCGTTCGCCCAGTCGCTGGAGGACCGCCACGACGTCGACTACCTCTCTCCGCTCGCGGGGTTCGGCCGCAGCGCCGTCGACCGGCTGGTCGCCGAGAGCCTAGAGGTGGAGACGGGCCCCAGCGAGGAGATCACTCGAGCCGACTACGAGGGGGAGCTCCGGGCCATCCTCGCAGACGACCACGGTCCCGAGGCCGTCGGCGAGGTGTTCCCGGACCACGAACAGACGTACGTCCGCGGGCCGACAGAGTAG
- a CDS encoding DNA-binding protein gives MSQNPEDDERLQELREKKREQLRQQSDQGGDEEARQAAQEQAEAQQEAMLKQYLTDGARQRLNAVEMSKPQFAEQAKKQVLAVAQSGRIDGRIDEDQMKSLLKELKPDDSGFNVRRR, from the coding sequence ATGAGCCAGAACCCGGAGGACGACGAGCGGCTGCAGGAACTCCGAGAGAAGAAGCGTGAACAGCTCCGCCAGCAGAGCGACCAGGGTGGCGACGAGGAGGCACGCCAGGCCGCACAGGAACAGGCGGAGGCCCAACAGGAGGCGATGCTCAAGCAGTACCTCACGGACGGCGCTCGCCAACGGCTCAACGCCGTCGAGATGAGCAAGCCGCAGTTCGCCGAGCAGGCGAAGAAACAGGTCCTCGCGGTCGCTCAGTCGGGCCGGATCGACGGTCGGATCGACGAAGACCAGATGAAGAGCCTGTTGAAGGAGCTGAAGCCCGACGACTCCGGCTTCAACGTCCGGCGTCGGTAG
- a CDS encoding cytochrome P450, whose product MSTTPPGPKGVPVFGNGRQYARDPFQFITACTEAYGDVVRLDLGPRETYMLTNPRDVERVLVSECAKFRKPDLDAGIDDLLGDGLLLSEGDTWEKQRDLANPAFHARRVGALDDVMVDHAEETVADWAVGDRVDLQLEMARLTVKIIVSAMFGTNVSEAKIRRVQENLEPLGQRFEPSPMRAIVPDWAPTAENRKFDAAVAALEEVLDDILAERRGTQETAPDPAGDATGRGVPMDLLSILLRARDRGEQSDRQLRDELMTMLLAGHDTTALTLTYTYYLLSEHPEVRDRVHAEIDEIDGTPTASDVRNLEYVDRVLSEAMRLYPPVYTVFREPKTDVRIAGYRIPQGSIVMIPQWGVHRSDRWYDDPLTFDPDRWAPERRADRPRFSYFPFGGGPRHCIGKQLSLLEAKLILATVGSEYTLDYEGPDLDLRGSLTMHPDHPMPMRIRPRSESPER is encoded by the coding sequence ATGAGTACGACCCCACCGGGGCCGAAAGGTGTCCCCGTGTTCGGCAACGGGCGACAGTACGCCCGCGACCCGTTCCAGTTCATCACTGCCTGTACCGAGGCGTACGGCGACGTGGTGCGGCTGGATCTCGGGCCACGGGAGACGTACATGCTGACGAACCCCCGGGACGTGGAGCGGGTGCTCGTCTCCGAGTGTGCGAAGTTCCGCAAGCCCGACTTGGACGCCGGTATCGACGACTTACTCGGTGACGGACTCCTGCTGTCGGAGGGTGACACCTGGGAGAAACAACGCGACCTCGCCAACCCGGCGTTTCACGCCCGCCGGGTCGGGGCCTTGGACGACGTGATGGTCGACCACGCCGAGGAGACGGTCGCCGACTGGGCCGTCGGCGACCGCGTGGACCTCCAACTGGAGATGGCCCGGTTGACGGTGAAGATCATCGTCTCGGCCATGTTCGGGACGAACGTGAGCGAGGCGAAGATCCGGCGGGTCCAGGAGAACTTGGAGCCGCTGGGGCAACGGTTCGAGCCGAGCCCGATGCGCGCCATCGTCCCCGACTGGGCGCCGACGGCGGAGAATCGGAAGTTCGACGCCGCCGTCGCCGCCTTAGAGGAGGTTCTGGACGACATCCTCGCGGAGCGGCGCGGGACCCAGGAGACGGCTCCGGACCCCGCGGGCGACGCCACCGGCCGCGGCGTGCCGATGGACCTGCTGTCGATCCTGCTGCGGGCCCGCGACCGTGGGGAACAGTCCGACCGCCAGCTCCGCGACGAGCTGATGACGATGCTCTTGGCGGGCCACGACACGACGGCGCTGACGCTCACCTACACCTACTACCTCCTGTCGGAGCACCCGGAGGTGCGCGACCGCGTCCACGCGGAGATCGACGAGATCGACGGCACACCGACCGCGAGCGACGTGCGGAACCTGGAGTACGTCGACCGCGTGCTCTCGGAGGCGATGCGGCTGTACCCCCCGGTGTACACGGTGTTCCGGGAGCCGAAGACGGACGTACGGATCGCCGGCTACCGGATTCCGCAGGGGTCGATCGTCATGATCCCCCAGTGGGGAGTCCACCGCTCGGACCGGTGGTACGACGACCCGCTGACGTTCGACCCGGACCGGTGGGCGCCCGAGCGCCGCGCCGACCGGCCGCGGTTCTCCTACTTCCCGTTCGGCGGCGGCCCGCGCCACTGTATCGGCAAGCAGCTGTCGCTGTTGGAGGCGAAGCTGATCCTCGCCACGGTGGGCAGCGAGTACACCCTCGACTACGAGGGGCCGGACCTGGATCTCCGCGGGTCGCTGACGATGCACCCGGACCACCCGATGCCGATGCGGATTCGGCCGCGGTCGGAGTCCCCCGAGCGGTGA
- a CDS encoding translation initiation factor eIF-1A, with product MSGESGRKNLRMPSGDEQFAVVTRHDGGNHVQLRCQDGTERLGRIPGRMKYRVWIEEGDVVLADPWDWQDEKADIEWRYSDQDADQLREEGHIE from the coding sequence ATGAGTGGTGAAAGTGGGCGCAAGAACCTCCGGATGCCGAGCGGCGACGAGCAGTTCGCCGTCGTCACGCGGCACGACGGGGGGAACCACGTCCAACTCCGGTGTCAGGACGGCACGGAACGACTCGGCCGGATCCCCGGTCGCATGAAGTACCGCGTCTGGATCGAAGAGGGCGACGTGGTCCTCGCCGACCCGTGGGACTGGCAAGACGAGAAGGCGGACATCGAGTGGCGGTACTCCGACCAGGACGCAGACCAGCTGCGCGAAGAAGGCCACATCGAGTAG
- a CDS encoding DUF4112 domain-containing protein produces the protein MTELADRFETTELPDSVDEAAVDRLSTVAHLLDECVRLPGGFSVGLDPLLGSVPVVGDALTTGLSLYVVLEAAYLGVSYTTVVRMLGNVAVDTAGGAVPVVGVLFDALWKTNRRNVELLLDDLAVEESESGSDGGADEPDSDAVAIEVAPRE, from the coding sequence ATGACGGAGCTCGCAGACCGGTTCGAGACGACGGAACTGCCCGACAGCGTCGACGAGGCGGCCGTCGACCGACTGTCGACGGTGGCACACCTCTTAGACGAGTGTGTGCGACTGCCGGGCGGGTTCTCTGTCGGGCTCGACCCGTTGCTCGGGTCCGTACCGGTCGTCGGCGACGCCCTGACGACCGGGCTGTCGCTGTACGTGGTGTTGGAGGCCGCCTACCTCGGCGTGTCGTACACGACGGTCGTCCGAATGCTCGGCAACGTCGCCGTCGACACCGCCGGCGGCGCCGTCCCCGTCGTCGGAGTCCTGTTCGACGCCCTCTGGAAGACGAACCGGCGGAACGTGGAGCTGTTGCTGGACGATCTGGCGGTCGAAGAGTCGGAGTCGGGGTCGGACGGGGGGGCCGACGAGCCCGACTCCGACGCCGTCGCTATCGAGGTCGCGCCGAGAGAGTGA
- a CDS encoding DUF5786 family protein: MSMGAYDEAEHERRERKARVDADFDDERPEYSGEVTFDGEEDTEAMLEQFHALADDDGR, encoded by the coding sequence ATGTCGATGGGAGCTTACGACGAGGCGGAACACGAGCGCCGCGAGCGGAAGGCGCGCGTCGACGCCGACTTCGACGACGAGCGTCCCGAGTACAGCGGTGAGGTGACGTTCGACGGCGAGGAGGACACGGAGGCGATGCTCGAACAGTTCCACGCCCTCGCGGACGACGACGGGAGGTAG
- a CDS encoding ABC transporter permease: MSTDDTTETETRTRGPVARLRASPLVSELLSNRLALTGLTIIFGIVVLAVVARTTLSYDALTASRLGTTIPDRAPPGWVGPAPADQYLFGTDASARDIFRRSAYGAWLAMKFGTVAVGVSTVAGVTLGVLAAYYGDVADNVVMRTMDVLLAFPSLLLALAIVAVFGTGLWKATIALIMVYTPRFARVVRGAALTVLEDEYIEATQALGASDPRVLVRHVLPNTLAPITVQSTLNFGLAIIDLAALSFLGFGASGAAPSWGLMLSQGVDNGLLTGKWWMSFFPGLLLALTVLGFNLLGDGMRDALDPRMRDAVD, translated from the coding sequence GTGAGCACCGACGACACCACCGAGACGGAGACGCGAACACGGGGGCCCGTCGCCCGACTGCGTGCGTCCCCGTTAGTCTCCGAACTGCTGTCGAACCGTCTCGCGTTGACCGGGTTGACGATCATCTTCGGGATCGTCGTCCTCGCCGTCGTCGCCCGGACGACGCTGAGCTACGACGCGCTCACCGCCTCACGGCTCGGGACGACGATCCCGGACCGCGCGCCGCCGGGCTGGGTCGGCCCCGCGCCAGCGGATCAGTACCTGTTCGGGACGGACGCCAGCGCCCGGGACATCTTCAGACGCTCCGCCTACGGGGCGTGGCTGGCGATGAAGTTCGGTACCGTCGCCGTCGGAGTGTCGACGGTCGCGGGCGTCACCTTGGGCGTGCTCGCGGCCTACTACGGCGACGTGGCCGACAACGTCGTGATGCGGACGATGGACGTGTTGTTGGCGTTCCCGTCGTTACTGCTGGCGCTGGCGATCGTCGCCGTCTTCGGCACCGGGCTGTGGAAGGCGACGATCGCGCTCATCATGGTGTACACCCCCCGGTTCGCGCGTGTCGTCCGCGGGGCGGCGCTGACCGTGTTGGAAGACGAGTACATCGAGGCGACACAGGCGCTGGGGGCCTCGGACCCACGAGTGCTCGTCCGGCACGTCCTGCCGAACACGCTGGCGCCGATCACCGTCCAGTCGACGCTGAACTTCGGACTCGCCATCATCGACCTGGCGGCGCTGTCGTTCCTGGGGTTCGGCGCGAGCGGTGCCGCTCCCTCCTGGGGGCTGATGCTGTCGCAGGGCGTCGACAACGGTCTGCTCACCGGGAAGTGGTGGATGTCGTTCTTCCCGGGGCTGTTGCTGGCGCTGACGGTGCTCGGATTCAACCTGTTGGGCGACGGGATGCGCGACGCCCTTGACCCGCGGATGCGGGACGCGGTCGACTGA